From a region of the Candidatus Dependentiae bacterium genome:
- a CDS encoding YicC family protein, whose product MIRSMTGFATQSVTLILDDGASVGATISIKSLNSRFFEVSCRLPHPLSNLETEIIKKLKKKLFRGYVQCTIHVADLGIFKGAVAPAINTVTSYVNAIQQIQKKSNVSGDIEIKHIIQLPNIFTVQEQQISKESVNHILQTLDSIIALLIKEQKKEGAMLANDLQERITVINKEMIAVEKEAIALMEKKKKFVDTELQTLEADKNKLMEIGRSAVYVVLDKIDIHEEITRFKSHIENLQKLIEDKKIEKGKRLDFTLQELSREINTITAKCSDAGISTRAIDIKVELEKAREQTQNIV is encoded by the coding sequence ATGATTCGTAGCATGACCGGTTTTGCAACACAATCAGTTACACTTATCCTTGATGATGGCGCTTCTGTAGGAGCAACCATTAGCATAAAATCTCTTAACTCTCGTTTTTTTGAGGTAAGTTGTCGTTTACCACACCCATTGAGTAATCTGGAAACGGAAATAATTAAAAAACTAAAGAAAAAATTGTTTCGTGGGTATGTACAATGCACAATTCATGTTGCCGACTTAGGTATTTTTAAAGGCGCTGTCGCTCCAGCAATCAATACTGTCACTAGTTATGTCAATGCTATCCAACAAATACAAAAAAAATCTAATGTTTCTGGCGATATTGAGATAAAACATATCATTCAACTTCCAAATATTTTTACCGTACAAGAACAACAAATTAGTAAAGAATCTGTGAACCATATTTTACAAACACTTGATAGCATTATCGCCCTTTTAATTAAAGAACAAAAAAAAGAAGGTGCCATGCTTGCAAATGATTTGCAAGAACGTATTACAGTCATAAACAAAGAAATGATTGCAGTAGAAAAAGAAGCCATCGCATTGATGGAAAAAAAGAAAAAATTTGTTGATACAGAATTACAAACACTTGAAGCTGACAAAAATAAGCTTATGGAAATTGGCAGAAGTGCTGTATACGTGGTACTTGATAAAATTGATATACACGAAGAAATTACTCGATTCAAAAGCCATATAGAGAATCTTCAAAAACTAATTGAAGATAAAAAAATAGAAAAGGGCAAGCGACTAGACTTTACTCTTCAAGAACTTTCACGTGAAATTAATACTATTACAGCTAAGTGCTCTGATGCTGGTATTAGCACTCGCGCAATTGATATAAAAGTTGAATTAGAAAAAGCACGTGAGCAAACACAAAACATTGTATAG
- the ruvB gene encoding Holliday junction branch migration DNA helicase RuvB, which produces MEELKNISILTLQETPEEQATDFNPHTFDEYIGQKELKKKLYVYTQAAKMRGESLDHLLLFGPPGLGKTTLSHIMAEVMGVNIKICSGPMMERTGDLVAIISSLGPRDILFIDEIHRMPTAVEEVLYSAMEHFRVDVIIGQGAGAKSINLPVNPFTLIGATTKSGSISAPLHSRFGIIERLDFYTDQELAEIVLQSANFLGLNIDKNSALQIGTCARGTPRIAKKILRRVRDFAQVHNNNNADEKLVQKALSFLGIDREGLTNVDNKILKKIIENFNGGPVGLETLASLIGEDKDTIEVVYEPFLLRKGYLEKTPRGRQIPHKKLPLLRKKLLGQNSLILD; this is translated from the coding sequence ATGGAAGAATTAAAAAACATTAGTATACTCACATTGCAAGAAACACCCGAAGAACAAGCAACAGACTTTAATCCACATACATTTGATGAATATATTGGTCAAAAAGAACTTAAAAAAAAATTATATGTGTATACACAGGCTGCTAAAATGCGCGGAGAATCTCTCGATCATTTGTTATTATTTGGCCCACCCGGACTAGGTAAAACAACATTATCACACATTATGGCAGAGGTTATGGGCGTTAATATAAAAATTTGCAGCGGCCCTATGATGGAGCGCACTGGAGATTTGGTCGCCATTATTTCTAGCCTTGGACCACGTGACATTTTATTTATTGATGAAATTCATCGTATGCCAACAGCAGTTGAAGAAGTACTATATAGCGCAATGGAACATTTTCGCGTTGACGTAATTATTGGACAAGGAGCTGGTGCAAAATCAATCAATCTGCCTGTCAATCCATTTACACTAATTGGTGCAACAACAAAAAGTGGCAGCATATCTGCACCATTGCATAGCCGTTTTGGTATTATTGAGCGTCTTGATTTTTATACGGACCAAGAACTTGCAGAAATTGTGTTACAAAGCGCTAACTTTTTAGGGTTGAACATTGATAAAAATTCCGCGCTACAAATTGGTACCTGTGCACGTGGAACACCACGAATTGCAAAAAAAATATTACGCCGAGTACGCGATTTTGCACAAGTACACAACAATAACAATGCAGATGAAAAACTAGTACAAAAAGCACTTTCTTTTTTAGGAATCGATAGAGAGGGGTTAACAAATGTGGATAACAAAATACTCAAAAAAATTATAGAAAATTTTAATGGCGGACCAGTTGGTTTGGAGACCCTTGCTTCATTAATCGGAGAAGACAAAGACACTATAGAAGTTGTTTATGAACCTTTTTTACTCAGAAAAGGATATTTGGAAAAAACACCCCGAGGGCGTCAGATTCCCCATAAAAAATTACCACTTCTAAGAAAAAAGCTATTAGGACAAAATTCACTTATATTAGACTAA
- a CDS encoding YebC/PmpR family DNA-binding transcriptional regulator produces the protein MAGHNKWSKIKHKKAKEDSKRGKAFTKLIKEITVVARAGGGDPSGNARLRTLLEQAKAINMPQENAIRAVKKGTGELPGVSYEEHTYEGYGPYGIAVIIESLTDNKNRTVAALRHIFSKHGGNLAETGSVSWMFEPKGVIRLKTDRTEDELLELLLDFDISDLQYDDDDMFTVICNPKEIDKIKKSIEEETVTIESADIERIAQNNVDLPEDQAHEAYDFLNLLEENDDVQNVYTNLA, from the coding sequence ATGGCAGGGCACAATAAATGGTCAAAAATAAAACATAAAAAAGCAAAAGAAGATAGTAAACGAGGAAAGGCGTTTACTAAACTTATCAAAGAAATTACAGTAGTTGCTCGTGCTGGTGGTGGCGATCCTTCTGGAAATGCTCGTTTGCGCACATTATTAGAACAAGCGAAGGCCATTAATATGCCACAAGAAAATGCAATCCGTGCAGTTAAAAAAGGTACAGGTGAACTTCCTGGTGTAAGTTACGAAGAACATACGTACGAAGGTTACGGCCCATATGGCATAGCCGTAATTATAGAATCTCTAACAGATAATAAAAATAGGACTGTTGCAGCATTACGCCATATATTTTCCAAACATGGTGGTAATCTAGCAGAAACTGGATCTGTCAGCTGGATGTTTGAACCCAAAGGGGTTATCCGCTTAAAAACCGATAGAACTGAAGATGAGTTACTGGAACTTTTACTTGATTTTGACATAAGCGACCTGCAATATGATGATGATGATATGTTTACTGTGATATGCAATCCAAAAGAAATAGATAAAATAAAAAAAAGTATTGAAGAAGAAACTGTTACAATTGAAAGCGCTGACATTGAACGCATTGCTCAAAATAACGTTGATTTACCAGAAGACCAAGCTCATGAAGCATATGATTTTTTGAACCTACTAGAGGAAAATGATGACGTTCAAAATGTATATACAAACTTAGCATAA